Proteins encoded in a region of the Salvelinus fontinalis isolate EN_2023a chromosome 17, ASM2944872v1, whole genome shotgun sequence genome:
- the LOC129813585 gene encoding microtubule-associated protein futsch-like isoform X4, with the protein MNSPEDSSSFSTQKTSNWTDHQTSTPQPGLSPASPVQTPVSTNPASLSQSLIPPQIQRTTEKGTSDASQPHSERRKRGRPPKDKKPYTVPEHQIQSTLDSDPCSQPEEQRNEGSHLSSPSVEQGDTTSHNVLIAGDHTYSLIRELESEPFVSPQKQRTTEKGTSDASQPHGERRKRGRPPKDKTPHTVPGHQIHQALTDTHPCSQTEAETQSLTPNSPAPGLEDRCPAPVTKRKYTKESETPKVDQPQETDQSQQTVRNWKKTSKVVQSQETDQSQETDQSQETDQSQETDQSQETDQSQETDQSQEMNQSQEMNQSQEPDHSQEPDHSQEPDHSQEPDQSQEIQFHSDSDPCSQREEQTNAVTVTHPLSSNSPVPEDRCQPPDAQTEFETQPLSPVGTSELPSPSKDFQRVQRNEGSHLCSPSVEQGDTTSHNVLIAGDHTDSLTRELEAELFVSPQKQRTTEKGTSDASQPHGERRKRGRPPKDKTPHTVPGHQIHQALTDTHPCSQTEAETQSLTPNSPAPGLEDRCPAPVTKRKYTKESETPKVVQSQETDQSQETDQSQETDQSQETDQSQETDQSQETDHSQETDQSQEINQSQETDHSQETDQSQEIQSPSDSDPCSQREEQTNAVTVTQPLSSNSPVPEDRCQPPDAQTEVETQPLSPSPPVGTSELPSPTKDFQRVQRNEGSHLCSPSVEQGDTTSHNVLIAGDHTDSLTRELEAELFVSPQKQRTTEKGTSDASQPHGEWRKRGRPPKDKTPLTVPGHQIHQALTDTHLCSQPEDQTEAETQSLTPNSPAPGLEDRCPAPVTKRKYTKESETPKVDQPQETDQSQEIQSPTDSDPCSQREEQTNAVTVTHPLSSNSPVPEDRCQPPDAQTEFETQPLSPVGTSELQSPSKDFQRVQRNDGSHLCSRSVEQGDTTSHNVLIAGDHTDSLTRELEAELFVSPQKQRTTEKGTSDASQPHGERRKRGRPPKDKTPHTVPGHQIHQALTDTHPCSQPEDQTEAETQSLTPNSPAPGLEDRCPAPVTKRKYTKKSATPKVDQSRETDQSQESENLSKRKHASKRSQTSKVAQSQETVQSQETVRKWKHTRKSHSHKVDQSQETVGNREKTSEISLKRKLQSQVETVKKKKYTKKSKSRNVVFANPVSLPVLSAELPPSVSSSTHNPPAVPKRKHRKKTQSHRVDSEILSSFPVLSAELSSGLKRSLSPTLSPPAVSSSTNTPKRVRTTNTNTPKRVRTTNTPKRVRGRTKVVQQQMFLSSTPGPRSSIGTVNPFSVSLSPLVPSSKPDSPQNASPITWKLLEHLDKNPEPDGAVPSSKPWGKPRGRPRKDPAGVKKAAVVKGVKKVAVVKKVAVVKGVKKVAVVKKVAVVKGVKKAAVVKGVKKAAVVKGVKKVAVVKKVAVVKGVKKVAGVKKAAVVKGVKKPAVLKGVKKVAVVKGVKKAAVVKKVAVVKGVKKVAVLKGVKKPAVVKGVKKPAVVKGVKKPAVVKGVKKPAVVKGVKKPAVLKGVKKPAVLKGVKKPAVLKGVKKPAVVKGVKKPAVVKGVKKPAVVKGVKKPAVVEGVKKPAVVEGVKKPAVVEGVKKPAVVEGVKKPAVVEGVKKPAVVEGVKKPAVVKGVKKPAVGKRVKDPAVGKRVKDPAVGKRVKDPAVGKRVKTQCGKKVKTAAEGGSQACSSEGPPAKHRRRSRKGLTAEGVERVGLQSDDSTSSQPIQCSRPRFELLELDSPDEDTGDASLSSNLSIELSLQEDHLSSLPLEEEEEQEDEEDLPSFLNNTKPLSITEGICVWCKFRNYPFWPAMVKSVNRKMKKASIVFIDNLLFDKKRIRKGFSVALKTLKPFDCEEADQLVCKARESYDAAIKWCLELIADYRIRIGCGFTGSFIEYFSDDISCPVRRRYPQSTSDLNFPSKLMLEEQFLTSDLGEEEEEGSGQQEEERRRRRRRKLLPDRSKAARNRANEKLVDFIIKQRRVETRLLGVIGGQQQSKWLRWFLAASRSVVDTYLEDEDQLDQVYQYLRGVYETAPLTAPCLADVDRIRLVLDVLLPEAIIYAIAGVDKLSLVKAEDKYLKGPCLSKREREEFDWMIEQQMKMKASIGQRPVH; encoded by the exons ATGAATTCACCAGAGGACAGTTCTTCCTTTTCCACTCAGAAGACCTCAAATTGGACCGACCACCAAACATCCACTCCACAACCAGGACTTAGTCCTGCTAGCCCAGTTCAAACACCTGTTTCAACCAACCCTGCTAGCCTGTCTCAATCACTAATTCCACCCcagatacagaggaccacagagAAAGGAACCTCTGATGCATCACAGCCACACAGTGAACGGCGCAAGAGGGGGAGGCCACCCAAAGACAAGAAACCTTATACTGTCCCAGAACATCAGATCCAGTCCACTTTAGATTCAGACCCATGTTCACAGCCAGAGGAACAGCGTAACGAAGGGTCCCATCTCAGTAGTCCATCTGTAGAACAAGGAGATACAACCAGCCATAATGTTCTAATTGCTGGAGATCACACATATTCACTGATTAGAGAGCTAGAGTCTGAACCATTTGTTTCACCCCAGAAACAGAGGACCACAGAGAAAGGAACCTCTGATGCATCACAGCCACATGGTGAACGGCGCAAGAGGGGGAGGCCACCCAAAGACAAGACACCTCATACTGTCCCAGGACATCAGATCCATCAGGCCCTAACAGATACACACCCATGTTCACAAACAGAGGCTGAGACACAGTCCTTGACACCCAACTCACCTGCGCCTGGCCTTGAGGACAGGTGTCCGGCACCGGTGACAAAGAGGAAGTATACAAAAGAATCGGAGACCCCTAAGGTAGACCAGCCGCAGGAGACTGACCAGTCACAGCAGACCGTAAGAAATTGGAAGAAGACATCTAAGGTAGTCCAGTCACAGGAGACTGACCAGTCACAGGAGACTGACCAGTCACAGGAGACTGACCAGTCACAGGAGACTGACCAGTCACAGGAGACTGACCAGTCACAGGAGACTGACCAGTCACAGGAGATGAACCAGTCACAGGAGATGAACCAGTCACAGGAGCCTGACCATTCGCAGGAGCCTGACCATTCGCAGGAGCCTGACCATTCGCAGGAGCCTGACCAGTCGCAGGAGATCCAGTTCCATTCAGATTCAGACCCATGTTCACAGCGAGAGGAACAAACGAATGCTGTCACAGTGACACATCCCCTGTCATCCAACTCACCTGTGCCTGAGGACAGGTGTCAGCCACCTGATGCCCAAACAGAGTTTGAGACACAGCCTCTGTCACCTGTGGGCACCTCTGAACTACCATCCCCCTCCAAGGATTTCCAAAGGGTACAGCGTAACGAAGGGTCCCATCTCTGTAGTCCATCTGTAGAACAAGGAGATACAACCAGCCATAATGTTCTAATTGCTGGAGATCACACAGATTCACTGACCAGAGAGCTAGAGGCTGAACTATTTGTTTCACCCCAGAAACAGAGGACCACAGAGAAAGGAACCTCTGATGCATCACAGCCACACGGTGAACGGCGCAAGAGGGGGAGGCCACCCAAAGACAAGACACCTCATACTGTCCCAGGACATCAGATCCATCAGGCCCTAACAGATACACACCCATGTTCACAAACAGAGGCTGAGACACAGTCCTTGACACCCAACTCACCTGCGCCTGGCCTTGAGGACAGGTGTCCGGCACCGGTGACAAAGAGGAAGTATACAAAAGAATCGGAGACCCCTAAGGTAGTCCAGTCACAGGAGACTGACCAGTCACAGGAGACTGACCAGTCACAGGAGACTGACCAGTCACAGGAGACTGACCAGTCGCAGGAGACTGACCAGTCGCAGGAGACTGACCATTCGCAGGAGACTGACCAGTCACAGGAGATTAACCAGTCGCAGGAGACTGACCATTCACAGGAGACTGACCAGTCACAGGAGATCCAGTCCCCTTCAGATTCAGACCCATGTTCACAGCGAGAGGAACAAACGAATGCTGTCACAGTGACACAGCCCCTGTCATCCAACTCACCTGTGCCTGAGGACAGGTGTCAGCCACCTGATGCCCAAACAGAGGTTGAGACACAGCCCCTGTCACCCAGCCCACCCGTGGGCACCTCTGAACTACCATCCCCCACCAAGGATTTCCAGAGGGTACAGCGTAACGAAGGGTCCCATCTCTGTAGTCCATCTGTAGAACAAGGAGATACAACCAGCCATAATGTTCTAATTGCTGGAGATCACACAGACTCACTGACCAGAGAGCTAGAGGCTGAACTATTTGTTTCACCCCAGAAACAGAGGACCACAGAGAAAGGAACCTCTGATGCGTCACAGCCACACGGTGAATGGCGCAAGAGGGGGAGGCCACCCAAAGACAAGACACCTCTTACTGTCCCAGGACATCAGATCCATCAGGCCCTAACAGATACACACCTATGTTCACAGCCAGAGGACCAAACAGAGGCTGAGACACAGTCCTTGACACCCAACTCACCTGCGCCTGGCCTTGAGGACAGGTGTCCGGCACCGGTGACAAAGAGGAAGTATACAAAAGAATCGGAGACCCCTAAGGTAGACCAGCCGCAGGAGACTGACCAGTCACAGGAGATCCAGTCCCCTACAGATTCAGACCCATGTTCACAGCGAGAGGAACAAACGAATGCTGTCACAGTGACACATCCCCTGTCATCCAACTCACCTGTGCCTGAGGACAGGTGTCAGCCACCTGATGCCCAAACAGAGTTTGAGACACAGCCTCTGTCACCTGTGGGCACCTCTGAACTACAATCTCCCTCCAAGGATTTCCAGAGGGTACAGCGTAACGATGGGTCCCATCTCTGTAGTCGATCTGTAGAACAAGGAGATACAACCAGCCATAATGTTCTAATTGCTGGAGATCACACAGATTCACTGACCAGAGAGCTAGAGGCTGAACTATTTGTTTCACCCCAGAAACAGAGGACCACAGAGAAAGGAACCTCTGATGCATCACAGCCACACGGTGAACGGCGCAAGAGGGGGAGGCCACCCAAAGACAAGACACCTCATACTGTCCCAGGACATCAGATCCATCAGGCCCTAACAGATACACACCCATGTTCACAGCCAGAGGACCAAACAGAGGCTGAGACACAGTCCTTGACACCCAACTCACCTGCGCCTGGCCTTGAGGACAGGTGTCCGGCACCGGTGACAAAGAGGAAGTATACAAAAAAATCGGCGACCCCTAAGGTAGACCAGTCGCGGGAGACTGACCAGTCACAAGAGAGTGAGAATTTGAGCAAGAGGAAGCATGCATCTAAAAGGTCACAGACCTCCAAGGTAGCTCAATCACAGGAGACTGTCCAGTCGCAAGAGACTGTGAGAAAGTGGAAACATACTAGAAAGTCACATAGCCATAAAGTAGACCAGTCACAGGAAACTGTGGGAAATAGGGAGAAGACATCTGAAATATCGCTGAAACGTAAGCTACAGTCACAAGTGGAGActgtaaaaaagaaaaaatataCTAAGAAATCAAAGAGCCGTAATGTAGTCTTTGCCAACCCCGTCTCACTCCCTGTGCTATCTGCAGAACTCCCCCCCAGCGTTTCCTCTTCcacacacaaccctcctgctgtCCCAAAgagaaaacatagaaaaaaaacACAGAGCCACAGGGTAGACTCTGAGATCCTTTCTTCATTCCCTGTTCTATCTGCAGAACTCTCTTCTGGCCTAAAGAGGAGCCTCTCTCCTACTCTCAGCCCTCCTGCCGTCTCTTCCTCGACAAACACACCTAAGAGAGTCAGAacgacaaacacaaacacacctaaGAGAGTCAGAACGACAAACACACCTAAGAGAGTCAGAGGCAGAACTAAGGTGGTCCAGCAGCAGATGTTTCTTAGCTCCACCCCAGGCCCCAGATCCTCCATAGGAACAGTCaaccccttctctgtctctctgtctcccctggtCCCCAGCTCTAAGCCAGACAGCCCTCAGAACGCCTCACCTATCACCTGGAAGCTGTTAGAACATCTAGACAAG AATCCAGAGCCAGACGGAGCTGTACCCAGCAGTAAACCTTGGGGTAAACCCAGAGGTCGACCAAGGAAGGACCCGGCTGGAGTGAAGAAGGCGGCTGTAGTGAAGGGAGTGAAGAAGGTGGCTGTAGTGAAGAAGGTGGCTGTAGTGAAGGGAGTGAAGAAGGTGGCTGTAGTGAAGAAGGTGGCTGTAGTGAAGGGAGTGAAGAAGGCGGCTGTAGTGAAGGGAGTGAAGAAGGCGGCTGTAGTGAAGGGAGTGAAGAAGGTGGCTGTAGTGAAGAAGGTGGCTGTAGTGAAGGGAGTGAAGAAGGTGGCT GGAGTGAAGAAGGCGGCTGTAGTGAAGGGAGTGAAGAAGCCGGCTGTATTGAAGGGAGTGAAGAAGGTGGCTGTAGTGAAGGGAGTGAAGAAGGCGGCTGTAGTGAAGAAGGTGGCTGTAGTGAAGGGAGTGAAGAAGGTGGCTGTATTGAAGGGAGTGAAGAAGCCGGCTGTAGTGAAGGGAGTGAAGAAGCCGGCTGTAGTGAAGGGAGTGAAGAAGCCGGCTGTAGTGAAGGGAGTGAAGAAGCCGGCTGTAGTGAAGGGAGTGAAGAAGCCGGCTGTATTGAAGGGAGTGAAGAAGCCGGCTGTATTGAAGGGAGTGAAGAAGCCGGCTGTATTGAAGGGAGTGAAGAAGCCGGCTGTAGTGAAGGGAGTGAAGAAGCCGGCTGTAGTGAAGGGAGTGAAGAAGCCGGCTGTAGTGAAGGGAGTGAAGAAGCCGGCTGTAGTGGAGGGAGTGAAGAAGCCGGCTGTAGTGGAGGGAGTGAAGAAGCCGGCTGTAGTGGAGGGAGTGAAGAAGCCGGCTGTAGTGGAGGGAGTGAAGAAGCCGGCTGTAGTGGAGGGAGTGAAGAAGCCGGCTGTAGTGGAGGGAGTGAAGAAGCCGGCTGTAGTGAAGGGAGTGAAGAAGCCGGCTGTAGGGAAGAGAGTGAAGGACCCGGCTGTAGGGAAGAGAGTGAAGGACCCGGCTGTAGGGAAGAGAGTGAAGGACCCGGCTGTAGGGAAGAGAGTGAAGACTCAGTGTGGTAAGAAGGTGAAGACTGCAGCAGAGGGAGGTTCCCAGGCCTGCAGCTCAGAGGGGCCTCCAGCCAAGCACAGACGTAGAAGCAGGAAGGGTCTTACagcagagggagtggagagagtcGGGCTGCAGAGCGACGACAGCACCAGCTCTCAGCCAATCCAATGCTCCAGACCACGGTTTGAGCTACTGGAGTTGGACTCACCGGACGAAGACACAGGAGATGCCTCCCTGTCCTCAAACCTGTCCATCGAACTGAGCCTACAGGAAGACCACTTGTCATCACTTCCtcttgaagaggaggaagagcaggaggatgaggaagatctGCCCAGTTTCTTAAATAACACAA AGCCGCTGTCCATAACAGAGGGAATATGTGTTTGGTGCAAATTTAGAAACTATCCTTTCTGGCCGGCAATG GTGAAAAGCGTGAACCGGAAGATGAAGAAAGCCAGCATTGTGTTTATTGACAACCTGCTGTTTGACAAGAAGAGGATACGAAAAGG CTTCTCTGTGGCCCTAAAAACATTGAAGCCTTTTGACTGTGAAGAGGCTGATCAGCTTGTG TGTAAAGCCAGAGAGAGTTATGATGCTGCCATCAAATGGTGCCTGGAGCTGATCGCCGACTATAGAATCCGTATCG GATGTGGCTTCACCGGCTCCTTCATTGAATACTTTTCTGATGACATAA GCTGTCCTGTGAGGAGACGTTATCCTCAGAGTACCTCTGACCTCAACTTCCCCAGTAAGCTGATGTTGGAGGAGCAGTTTTTAACCTCTGACcttggggaggaagaggaggagggcagcggccagcaggaggaggagaggagaaggaggaggaggaggaagctgCTGCCTGACCGCTCCAAGGCAGCACGTAACCGTGCCAATGAGAAACTGGTGGACTTCATCATTAAGCAACGCCGGGTGGAGACACGCCTTCTA ggtGTGATCGGCGGGCAGCAACAATCCAAGTGGCTGCGATGGTTCCTGGCAGCCAGTCGGTCAGTAGTGGACACCTACCTGGAGGATGAGGACCAGCTGGACCAGGTGTATCAGTACCTGAGGGGGGTGTATGAGACCGCCCCCCTCACCGCCCCCTGCCTGGCTGACGTTGACCGCATACGTCTCGTACTGGACGTCCTCTTACCTGAG GCTATTATCTATGCCATAGCTGGAGTGGACAAGTTGTCACTGGTGAAGGCAGAGGACAAATACCTAAAAGGGCCCTGTCTGAGTAAAAG GGAAAGAGAGGAGTTTGATTGGATGATCGAGCAACAGATGAAAATGAAAGCATCGATCGGTCAGCGTCCTGTGCACTGA